One region of Ahniella affigens genomic DNA includes:
- the accD gene encoding acetyl-CoA carboxylase, carboxyltransferase subunit beta produces MSWLSKLMPKRIRTQGGDKRKVPEGLWGKCDGCGAVLYQPELEANAQVCPKCSFHMPIGARERIRRLLDEGTGTEIAAELGPTDALGFKDSKKYKDRIVSAQKQTGERDALIAMHGQLKGMDVAVCAFEFSYMGGSMGSVVGERFTRAAEHALKHGMALICFSATGGARMQEGLFSLMQMAKTSAALARLRDAGLPYISVLTHPTTGGVSASLGMLGDLNIGEPQALIGFAGPRVIEQTVRETLPEGFQRSEFLVEHGAIDLIVDRREMRDRLAQIIALLMKKPRPEV; encoded by the coding sequence ATGAGTTGGCTCAGCAAATTGATGCCCAAGCGCATCCGCACCCAGGGTGGGGACAAGCGCAAAGTACCGGAAGGCCTCTGGGGCAAGTGTGATGGCTGCGGTGCCGTGCTGTACCAGCCCGAGCTCGAAGCAAACGCCCAGGTTTGCCCGAAATGCAGCTTCCACATGCCCATTGGCGCCCGCGAACGGATCCGGCGCTTGCTGGACGAAGGCACCGGCACCGAGATTGCGGCCGAACTCGGCCCGACCGATGCACTCGGCTTCAAGGATTCCAAAAAATACAAAGACCGCATCGTTTCGGCGCAGAAGCAAACCGGCGAGCGTGATGCCCTGATTGCGATGCACGGCCAGCTCAAAGGCATGGACGTGGCAGTCTGCGCGTTCGAGTTCTCATACATGGGCGGCTCGATGGGTTCGGTGGTCGGCGAGCGCTTCACCCGTGCGGCCGAGCATGCCCTGAAGCACGGCATGGCACTGATCTGCTTTTCTGCCACCGGTGGCGCACGCATGCAGGAAGGGCTGTTTTCGCTGATGCAAATGGCGAAGACCTCGGCTGCCCTCGCCCGCCTCCGTGATGCCGGCCTGCCCTACATCTCGGTGCTGACCCATCCCACCACGGGTGGCGTGTCGGCGAGCCTCGGCATGCTCGGCGATTTGAATATTGGCGAACCGCAGGCGCTGATCGGCTTTGCGGGTCCGCGCGTCATTGAGCAAACGGTGCGGGAAACGCTGCCAGAAGGGTTCCAGCGTTCGGAATTCCTGGTTGAGCACGGCGCGATCGATCTGATTGTTGATCGGCGCGAGATGCGTGATCGGCTGGCGCAGATCATCGCGCTGCTGATGAAAAAGCCGCGACCGGAAGTCTGA
- the trpA gene encoding tryptophan synthase subunit alpha, with product MNRIDACFARLKAEGRTGLIPFVTAGDPHPDWTADILHALVRAGASLLELGVPFSDPMADGPVIQKASERALARGVNLKHTLDIVSAFRQQDQETPVVLMGYLNPVEYFGYEAFAKAAADAGVDGVLLVDCPPEEAEQAHALLRQHGIQQIFLASPTTTDARIGAMARLAQGYVYYVSFAGITGADRLVLDDANERIDRLKQLLPTPLAVGFGIKTAEQAAAFKGHADAVVVGSALVEALSHANSRDEAATIAQQFMQPLSKSLAE from the coding sequence GTGAACCGTATCGACGCCTGCTTTGCCCGCCTCAAGGCCGAAGGCCGCACCGGCCTGATTCCGTTTGTTACGGCAGGCGACCCGCACCCGGACTGGACCGCCGACATTCTGCATGCCCTCGTCCGCGCTGGCGCGAGCTTGCTCGAGCTCGGGGTGCCGTTTTCCGACCCGATGGCCGATGGCCCGGTCATCCAGAAGGCCAGTGAACGCGCGCTCGCCCGCGGCGTGAACCTGAAACACACGCTGGACATCGTCAGCGCCTTTCGTCAGCAGGATCAGGAAACCCCCGTCGTGCTGATGGGCTACCTGAATCCCGTTGAGTATTTCGGCTACGAGGCCTTTGCCAAGGCCGCCGCCGACGCCGGCGTGGACGGCGTGCTGCTGGTCGATTGCCCCCCGGAGGAAGCCGAACAGGCCCACGCCTTACTTCGCCAGCACGGCATCCAGCAAATCTTTCTGGCATCGCCGACCACGACGGACGCCCGCATCGGCGCGATGGCCCGACTCGCCCAGGGCTATGTGTATTACGTGTCGTTTGCTGGCATTACGGGCGCCGACCGGCTGGTTCTGGACGATGCCAATGAGCGTATCGACCGTTTGAAACAGCTATTGCCTACCCCGCTGGCGGTCGGTTTTGGCATCAAGACCGCCGAGCAGGCTGCCGCATTCAAGGGCCACGCTGACGCCGTTGTGGTGGGAAGTGCCCTGGTCGAGGCCCTGTCCCATGCCAATTCACGTGACGAAGCAGCCACAATTGCGCAACAATTCATGCAGCCGCTGAGCAAGTCGCTGGCGGAATGA
- the trpB gene encoding tryptophan synthase subunit beta — MSVAPIDYSQMPDARGHFGPYGGQFVADTLMAPLQELTAAYEQLKRDPDLLAELDDDLAHYVGRPSPIYHARRLSSIVGGAQILLKREDLNHTGAHKINNTIGQALLAKRMGKTRIIAETGAGQHGVASATVAARLGLECVVYMGATDIERQAINVFRMKLLGATVVPVTSGSQTLKDALNEALRDWVTNVHHTFYIIGTVAGPHPYPMLVRDFNAVVGREARAQMLAEYGRLPDAITACVGGGSNAIGLFHAFLNDPSVAIYGAEAAGLGLETGEHAASLAAGRPGVLHGNRTYLLCDENGQVRDTHSVSAGLDYPGVGPEHAWLKDTGRAQYLGITDAEAMAAFHQLARAEGILAALESSHAVAQGIKLARDLPKDKLVLVNLSGRGDKDVQTIARLEGIKL; from the coding sequence ATGAGCGTTGCCCCGATCGATTACTCCCAAATGCCCGATGCCCGCGGCCACTTTGGCCCCTATGGCGGTCAATTCGTTGCCGACACGCTGATGGCGCCATTGCAGGAACTGACAGCTGCCTACGAGCAGCTGAAACGGGATCCGGACTTGTTGGCCGAGCTGGATGATGATCTCGCCCACTACGTCGGTCGTCCCAGTCCGATCTATCACGCCCGCCGCCTCAGTTCGATCGTGGGTGGCGCGCAGATTCTGCTGAAGCGCGAGGACCTGAACCACACAGGTGCGCACAAGATCAACAACACCATCGGCCAGGCCCTGCTCGCCAAGCGCATGGGTAAGACCCGCATCATCGCCGAGACGGGCGCCGGCCAGCATGGCGTCGCCAGTGCCACGGTTGCGGCCCGCCTCGGATTGGAATGCGTTGTCTACATGGGCGCGACCGATATCGAACGCCAGGCGATCAACGTCTTTCGCATGAAGTTGCTCGGCGCTACGGTGGTGCCGGTGACCAGCGGTTCGCAGACGTTGAAAGATGCGCTGAACGAAGCGCTCCGCGATTGGGTCACGAATGTGCATCACACGTTCTACATCATCGGCACGGTTGCGGGTCCACATCCGTATCCGATGCTGGTACGAGATTTCAATGCGGTCGTTGGTCGTGAGGCCCGTGCGCAGATGCTGGCCGAGTACGGCCGGCTGCCGGATGCGATTACCGCTTGTGTCGGCGGCGGCTCGAATGCCATTGGTCTGTTCCATGCCTTTCTGAATGACCCGAGCGTCGCGATTTACGGTGCCGAGGCTGCTGGTCTTGGGCTCGAGACGGGTGAGCACGCAGCATCGCTTGCCGCCGGTCGGCCCGGCGTCCTGCATGGCAATCGCACGTACCTGCTCTGCGATGAAAACGGCCAAGTGCGCGACACACATTCCGTCTCGGCTGGCCTGGATTATCCGGGTGTGGGTCCCGAGCACGCCTGGCTGAAAGATACCGGCCGCGCGCAGTATCTCGGCATTACCGATGCCGAAGCCATGGCCGCGTTCCACCAACTGGCACGCGCCGAAGGCATTCTGGCTGCGCTGGAATCGAGTCATGCCGTGGCGCAGGGCATCAAGCTCGCCCGCGATCTGCCGAAGGACAAACTCGTGCTCGTCAACCTGTCTGGCCGCGGCGACAAGGACGTCCAGACCATTGCCCGCCTGGAAGGAATCAAGCTGTGA
- the pyrC gene encoding dihydroorotase: MFVKTDTMQTYELTRPDDWHLHLRDGEALAAVLPDTARQFARAIVMPNLKPPVTTVALAEAYRQRIVAALPAGSDFEPLMTLYLTDNTQPDEIAKARQSGFVHAVKLYPAGATTNSDFGVTDLKHCRAALEAMQEADLVLCVHGEVTDAAIDVFDREKVFIDDVLIPLRRDFPNLRIVFEHITTAEAATYVAEAEGRVAATITAHHLLYNRNALFKGGVRPHYYCLPVLKREHHREALVAAATSGNPRFFLGTDSAPHGKADKEADCGCAGCYTALHALELYATAFENAGCLDRLEGFASWFGPDFYGLPRNAGRIRLERKPLTIPTSLEFGAKQLVPLAAGETLSWSLID; encoded by the coding sequence ATGTTTGTGAAGACCGACACGATGCAGACTTATGAATTGACCCGCCCGGATGACTGGCACTTGCATCTTCGCGATGGCGAGGCTTTGGCCGCCGTGCTGCCCGATACCGCGCGCCAGTTCGCGCGGGCGATCGTGATGCCGAATCTCAAACCGCCCGTCACAACCGTCGCGTTGGCCGAGGCTTACCGACAACGCATTGTTGCCGCGCTTCCCGCGGGCTCGGACTTCGAGCCGCTAATGACTTTGTATCTGACCGACAATACGCAGCCCGACGAAATCGCCAAGGCCCGGCAGAGTGGCTTTGTGCACGCCGTGAAACTGTATCCGGCGGGCGCAACCACCAACTCCGATTTCGGTGTGACCGATCTCAAGCACTGCCGCGCGGCGCTGGAAGCGATGCAAGAGGCGGATCTCGTTCTTTGCGTACACGGCGAAGTCACGGATGCCGCAATCGATGTGTTTGATCGCGAGAAGGTCTTTATCGATGACGTGCTGATACCGCTGCGCCGCGACTTCCCGAACCTTCGCATCGTATTCGAGCACATCACAACGGCAGAAGCCGCCACCTACGTGGCCGAAGCGGAAGGTCGAGTCGCAGCAACGATTACGGCACATCATTTGTTGTACAACCGCAATGCCCTGTTCAAAGGCGGCGTGCGGCCGCATTACTACTGCCTGCCAGTGTTGAAGCGCGAGCATCACCGCGAAGCCTTGGTGGCCGCGGCAACCTCCGGCAATCCGCGCTTCTTCCTGGGCACCGACTCGGCACCGCATGGCAAGGCCGACAAAGAGGCCGACTGCGGTTGTGCGGGCTGCTATACCGCCCTGCATGCGCTGGAGTTGTATGCGACCGCGTTCGAGAATGCCGGTTGCCTTGATCGCCTCGAAGGCTTTGCCAGTTGGTTCGGCCCGGATTTCTACGGGCTACCGCGCAATGCCGGGCGAATTCGATTAGAGCGAAAGCCCTTGACGATCCCGACTAGCCTCGAATTTGGCGCGAAACAGCTGGTGCCGCTGGCTGCTGGCGAAACCTTATCCTGGTCTTTGATCGATTGA